From uncultured Roseateles sp., the proteins below share one genomic window:
- a CDS encoding glutamate carboxypeptidase: protein MNKLASPLGRLACLVLLCGATLVSASPLEPLRAAAQREKPLLLETLRQLVGIESGSREVQGLEQAAKLIADRLRSLGGKVELVDTNTDVYRMEDTPEKIGKAVRATFTGTGTARILLIAHMDTVYPGGMLARQPFEIRDDKAYGLGIADDKGGVAVILHTVAMLKSLNYDKFGQLTVLINGDEEISSPGSRALITRLGGEHDVVMSFEGSSIRNDGLSLATAGIASVNLTVKGRASHAGSSPELGVNALYELSHQLLQMRDLSDPAHGVKVNWTMANAGITRNMIPPFATAAADVRVLRVADYDGVEKKLRERIQNKLLPASQVELVFERRRPPLESTAASKAFAAHAQTIYNELGLKLNVDATAGGGGTDAAFASLATKAAVVERFGLQGFGAHTTDAEFVLIGSIEPRLYLAARMVMEAAEGKWRK from the coding sequence ATGAACAAGCTCGCTTCCCCCCTGGGCCGTCTGGCCTGTCTGGTCCTGTTGTGTGGCGCCACCCTGGTTTCGGCTTCGCCGCTCGAGCCGTTGCGGGCGGCTGCCCAGCGCGAGAAGCCCCTGCTGCTGGAGACCCTGCGCCAGCTGGTTGGCATTGAATCGGGCAGCCGCGAGGTGCAGGGCCTGGAGCAGGCCGCCAAGCTGATCGCCGATCGCCTGCGCAGCCTGGGCGGCAAGGTCGAGCTGGTGGACACCAACACCGATGTGTACCGCATGGAGGACACGCCGGAGAAGATCGGCAAGGCGGTGCGCGCCACCTTCACCGGCACCGGCACGGCCAGGATCCTGCTGATCGCACACATGGACACCGTCTATCCGGGCGGCATGCTGGCCAGGCAGCCCTTCGAGATCCGCGACGACAAGGCCTATGGCCTGGGCATTGCCGACGACAAGGGCGGTGTGGCCGTGATCCTGCACACGGTGGCGATGCTGAAATCGCTGAACTACGACAAGTTCGGCCAGTTGACGGTGCTGATCAACGGCGATGAGGAAATCAGCTCGCCCGGTTCGCGGGCGCTGATCACCCGCCTGGGCGGCGAGCACGATGTGGTGATGTCCTTCGAGGGCTCCAGCATCCGCAACGACGGCCTGTCGCTGGCCACGGCCGGCATTGCCTCGGTCAATCTGACGGTCAAGGGCCGGGCCTCCCATGCCGGCTCCTCGCCGGAGCTGGGCGTCAATGCGCTGTACGAGCTGTCGCACCAGCTGCTGCAGATGCGCGACCTGTCGGACCCGGCCCACGGCGTCAAGGTCAACTGGACCATGGCCAATGCCGGCATCACGCGCAATATGATTCCGCCCTTTGCCACCGCCGCGGCCGATGTGCGCGTGCTGCGCGTGGCCGACTACGACGGCGTCGAGAAAAAGCTGCGCGAGCGCATCCAGAACAAGCTGCTGCCGGCATCCCAGGTCGAGTTGGTGTTCGAGCGCCGCCGCCCGCCGCTGGAGAGCACGGCCGCCTCCAAGGCTTTTGCCGCCCATGCGCAGACCATTTACAACGAGCTGGGCCTGAAGCTGAACGTGGACGCCACCGCCGGCGGCGGCGGCACCGACGCCGCCTTTGCCTCGCTGGCGACCAAGGCCGCTGTGGTCGAGCGCTTCGGCCTGCAGGGCTTTGGTGCCCACACCACCGATGCCGAGTTCGTGCTGATCGGCTCGATCGAGCCGCGCCTCTATCTGGCCGCGCGTATGGTCATGGAGGCCGCCGAAGGCAAGTGGCGAAAGTGA
- a CDS encoding FxDxF family PEP-CTERM protein, translated as MKYTTVFSALALSAVLTPAFAQNVNKAVNLTISELDRTEYKTDKTSFVDTYTFTVASASALSIALAELTASTQKQIDWNDTEAFKLTGSFGTMTWGESAPQQLLSIEALNFTGVATLVLKGTAIGTGKFVTDVGTVYGQYNIQANAVQAVPEPETYALLLAGLGCIGFVARRRKQA; from the coding sequence ATGAAGTACACCACCGTTTTCAGCGCCCTCGCCTTGAGCGCCGTCCTGACGCCGGCCTTCGCGCAGAACGTCAACAAGGCCGTCAATCTGACCATCAGCGAGTTGGACCGGACCGAGTACAAGACCGACAAGACCTCCTTTGTCGACACCTACACCTTCACGGTCGCCAGCGCCTCGGCTCTCTCCATAGCACTGGCCGAGTTGACGGCGTCCACCCAGAAGCAGATCGACTGGAACGATACCGAGGCCTTCAAGCTGACCGGCTCGTTCGGCACCATGACCTGGGGCGAGTCGGCCCCGCAGCAGCTGCTGAGCATCGAGGCTTTGAACTTTACCGGCGTCGCCACCCTGGTGCTCAAGGGCACGGCCATAGGCACCGGCAAATTCGTCACCGATGTCGGCACGGTCTATGGCCAGTACAACATCCAGGCCAATGCCGTCCAGGCCGTGCCCGAACCCGAAACCTATGCCCTGCTGCTGGCCGGCCTGGGCTGTATCGGCTTTGTGGCCCGCCGCCGCAAGCAAGCCTGA
- the dcd gene encoding dCTP deaminase → MTIKSDKWIRRMAQEHGMIEPFEPGQVRQSADGQKIVSYGTSSYGYDIRCAPEFKVFTNIYSTVVDPKNFDEKSFVDIHSDVCIIPPNSFALARTMEYFRIPRNVLTICLGKSTYARCGIIVNVTPFEPEWEGYVTLEFSNTTPLPAKIYAGEGCAQVLFFESDEVCETSYKDRGGKYQGQVGVTLPKT, encoded by the coding sequence ATGACCATCAAGAGTGACAAGTGGATACGCCGCATGGCGCAGGAGCACGGCATGATAGAGCCGTTCGAGCCGGGCCAGGTGCGCCAGTCGGCCGATGGCCAGAAGATCGTCAGCTACGGCACCAGCAGCTATGGCTACGACATCCGCTGCGCCCCCGAGTTCAAGGTCTTCACCAATATCTACAGCACCGTGGTGGACCCGAAGAACTTCGACGAGAAGAGCTTTGTCGACATCCATTCCGACGTCTGCATCATCCCGCCCAACAGCTTCGCGCTGGCGCGCACGATGGAGTACTTCCGCATCCCGCGCAATGTGCTGACGATCTGCCTGGGCAAGAGCACCTACGCCCGCTGCGGCATCATCGTCAACGTCACGCCCTTCGAGCCGGAGTGGGAGGGCTATGTGACGCTGGAGTTCAGCAACACCACACCGCTGCCGGCGAAGATCTACGCGGGCGAAGGCTGCGCCCAGGTGCTGTTCTTCGAAAGTGACGAGGTCTGCGAGACCAGCTACAAGGACCGAGGTGGCAAATACCAGGGCCAGGTGGGCGTGACCCTGCCCAAAACCTGA
- a CDS encoding Mpo1-like protein: MRQATELLSQYAQYHRDRRNIVTHFLGIPMIVFAVGVLLSRPGFELAGWHLTPAWLVFAPLALWYLTRGQFMLGLAVSAGTALMLVLAQQFTAASSTAAWLSWGVGIFVVGWVFQFVGHYYEGRKPAFVDDIIGLAVGPMFVVAEWMFAIGWNKPLLHEIERTAGPTLLRDLAHPARS, from the coding sequence ATGCGCCAAGCCACCGAATTGCTGAGCCAGTACGCCCAGTACCACCGCGACCGCCGCAATATCGTCACCCACTTCCTCGGCATACCGATGATTGTGTTCGCCGTCGGCGTGCTGCTCTCGAGGCCTGGCTTCGAGCTGGCAGGCTGGCATCTGACGCCGGCCTGGCTGGTGTTCGCACCGCTGGCGCTGTGGTATCTGACCCGGGGCCAGTTCATGTTGGGCCTGGCCGTCAGCGCCGGCACTGCCTTGATGCTGGTGCTGGCCCAGCAGTTCACCGCGGCCAGCAGCACCGCGGCCTGGTTGTCCTGGGGCGTGGGCATCTTCGTGGTCGGCTGGGTGTTCCAGTTCGTCGGCCACTACTACGAAGGACGCAAGCCGGCCTTTGTCGATGACATCATCGGCCTGGCGGTCGGCCCGATGTTCGTGGTGGCCGAGTGGATGTTCGCCATCGGCTGGAACAAGCCGCTGCTGCACGAAATCGAGCGCACAGCGGGCCCTACCCTGCTGCGTGACCTGGCGCACCCCGCCAGGAGCTGA
- a CDS encoding formate dehydrogenase accessory sulfurtransferase FdhD codes for MIPIPSRLPRLTQALAPLTHDIEVLDEFGLRRRMSIPAERPLTVFVDKRELVTLMTLGLAPELLVLGYLRNQRLVASVDEVESITVDWEVGAAAVRTRSGIASIEEKTAHRVVTTGCGQGTVFGSLMADVESVNLPAAAEARLRQSTLYAMLDQMRRQDSVYKKAGSVHGCALFHGAEMQVHFEDVGRHNAIDTIAGWMWMNGVAGADKSFYTTGRLTSEMVMKSAQMGVPIVVSRNGITQMGHALAMQLGLTLIGRAKHRHFICYSGLARFDSEPEPARVLAEMPA; via the coding sequence ATGATTCCGATTCCGTCGCGCCTGCCCAGGCTGACCCAGGCCCTGGCGCCGCTGACCCACGATATTGAGGTGCTGGACGAATTCGGCCTGCGCCGCCGCATGAGCATTCCGGCTGAGCGGCCGCTGACCGTGTTTGTCGACAAGCGTGAGCTGGTCACCCTGATGACCCTGGGCCTGGCGCCGGAACTGCTGGTGCTGGGCTATCTGCGCAACCAGCGCCTGGTGGCCTCGGTCGATGAGGTCGAGTCCATCACCGTCGATTGGGAGGTCGGCGCCGCGGCCGTGCGCACGCGCTCGGGCATTGCCTCGATCGAGGAAAAAACCGCGCATCGCGTCGTGACCACCGGCTGCGGCCAGGGCACCGTGTTCGGCAGCCTGATGGCCGATGTCGAGAGCGTCAACCTGCCGGCCGCTGCCGAGGCCCGCCTGCGTCAGAGCACGCTGTACGCGATGCTGGACCAGATGCGCCGCCAGGACAGCGTCTACAAGAAAGCCGGCTCGGTCCACGGCTGCGCGCTGTTCCACGGCGCAGAGATGCAGGTGCACTTCGAGGATGTGGGCCGCCACAACGCCATCGATACCATCGCCGGCTGGATGTGGATGAACGGGGTGGCTGGCGCCGACAAGAGCTTCTACACCACCGGCCGGCTGACCAGCGAGATGGTGATGAAGTCGGCGCAGATGGGGGTGCCCATCGTCGTGTCGCGCAATGGCATCACGCAGATGGGCCATGCGCTGGCCATGCAGCTGGGCCTGACCCTGATCGGCCGGGCCAAGCACCGCCACTTCATCTGCTACAGCGGCCTGGCCCGCTTCGACAGCGAGCCGGAGCCGGCCCGGGTGCTGGCGGAAATGCCCGCCTAG
- a CDS encoding formate dehydrogenase subunit gamma, with translation MRKALTLILLLSWALLGPAQAADPAASAPAGAPVLSAAPEPKPEDTNAQRAKSQPGNNAPMWRAVRESGNTQGYSSLPAAESGTLIQSFVQYPGSRYTTAGEAWRQVRNRWLIPYGGSLVLIVFLAIALFYWRKGPLETHAAPTGRMIERFTALERSAHWTVAISFSILAISGLVMMFGKFVLLPVLGGSLLGWLSYALKTLHNFVGPLFSVGLLLLIAIFIKDNLPRAYDMQWLRSFGGLISKSHVPSHRFNAGEKILFWTGVLGLGLLISASGLALDHLFPGIEFTRRTMQIAHLLHATAAVLMMSMFLGHIYMGTLGVKGAYSAMRDGQVDESWAKEHHEYWYDDVKAGRIPAQRSAAASTAVPLQAGGPRAS, from the coding sequence ATGCGCAAAGCCCTCACTCTGATCCTGCTGCTGAGCTGGGCCCTGCTCGGTCCGGCTCAGGCGGCCGACCCGGCGGCGTCCGCTCCCGCAGGGGCGCCTGTGCTGAGTGCGGCACCGGAGCCCAAGCCGGAGGACACCAATGCCCAGCGCGCCAAGAGCCAGCCGGGCAATAACGCGCCGATGTGGCGGGCGGTGAGGGAGTCGGGCAATACCCAGGGTTACAGCAGCCTGCCGGCGGCCGAATCGGGCACCCTGATTCAATCGTTCGTCCAGTATCCGGGCTCCCGCTACACCACCGCCGGCGAGGCCTGGCGCCAGGTGCGCAACCGCTGGCTGATCCCCTACGGCGGCTCGCTGGTGCTGATCGTCTTCCTGGCGATTGCCCTGTTCTACTGGCGCAAGGGCCCGCTCGAGACCCACGCTGCGCCCACCGGCCGCATGATCGAACGCTTCACCGCGCTGGAGCGTTCGGCGCACTGGACGGTGGCCATCAGCTTCTCGATCCTGGCGATTTCCGGCCTGGTGATGATGTTCGGCAAGTTCGTGCTGCTGCCGGTGTTGGGTGGCAGCCTGCTGGGCTGGCTCAGCTATGCGCTGAAGACCCTACACAATTTCGTCGGTCCGCTGTTCAGCGTCGGTCTGCTGCTGCTGATCGCCATCTTCATCAAGGACAATCTGCCGCGGGCCTACGACATGCAATGGCTGCGCAGCTTCGGGGGCCTGATCTCCAAGTCACACGTGCCCTCGCACCGCTTCAATGCAGGCGAGAAGATACTGTTCTGGACCGGTGTGCTGGGCCTGGGTCTGCTGATCTCGGCCAGCGGGCTGGCCTTGGACCATCTGTTCCCCGGCATCGAATTCACGCGGCGCACGATGCAGATTGCCCATCTGCTGCATGCCACGGCCGCGGTGCTGATGATGAGCATGTTCCTGGGCCATATTTACATGGGCACCTTGGGCGTCAAGGGGGCCTACAGCGCGATGCGCGATGGCCAGGTCGACGAGAGCTGGGCCAAGGAACACCACGAGTACTGGTACGACGATGTCAAGGCCGGCCGCATCCCGGCGCAGCGCAGCGCCGCGGCATCCACCGCCGTCCCCTTGCAGGCCGGTGGGCCGCGCGCCTCCTGA
- the fdh3B gene encoding formate dehydrogenase FDH3 subunit beta, giving the protein MARMKFICDAERCIECNGCVTACKAEHDVPWGVNRRRVVTLNDGVPGEKSISVACMHCSDAPCMSVCPVDCFYRTDEGVVLHDKDICIGCGYCSYACPFGAPQFPSNGTFGLRGKMDKCTFCAGGPEENGSQAEYEKYGRNRLAEGKLPACAEMCSTKALLGGDGDVVADIFRTRVINRGKGSEVWGWGTAYGKPTQGTPKATPPEGSKS; this is encoded by the coding sequence ATGGCAAGAATGAAATTCATCTGCGATGCCGAGCGTTGCATCGAGTGCAATGGCTGCGTCACCGCCTGCAAGGCCGAGCATGACGTGCCCTGGGGCGTGAACCGCCGCCGCGTCGTCACCCTGAACGATGGCGTGCCGGGCGAGAAGTCGATCTCGGTGGCCTGCATGCACTGCTCGGACGCGCCCTGCATGTCGGTCTGCCCGGTCGACTGCTTCTACCGCACCGACGAGGGCGTGGTCCTGCACGACAAGGACATCTGCATCGGCTGCGGCTACTGCTCCTATGCCTGCCCCTTCGGTGCGCCGCAGTTCCCCAGCAACGGCACCTTCGGCCTGCGCGGCAAGATGGACAAATGCACCTTCTGCGCCGGTGGCCCGGAAGAGAACGGCAGCCAGGCCGAGTACGAGAAGTACGGCCGCAACCGCCTGGCCGAGGGCAAGCTGCCGGCCTGCGCCGAGATGTGCTCGACCAAGGCCCTGCTGGGCGGTGACGGCGATGTGGTGGCCGACATCTTCCGCACCCGCGTGATCAACCGCGGCAAGGGCAGCGAAGTCTGGGGCTGGGGCACCGCCTACGGCAAGCCGACACAGGGCACACCGAAGGCCACCCCGCCCGAGGGGAGCAAGTCATGA
- a CDS encoding formate dehydrogenase subunit alpha → MLLTRKPSTTASAAQGASGLVSRLERGVSRAIPTMDRRAFLRRSGLGVGAGLAGSQLTLVRKAQAAEAPKADGSGKVEVKRTVCGHCSVGCAVDAVVENGVWVRQEPVFDSPINLGAHCAKGAALREHGHGEYRLKYPMKLVDGKYQRISWDVALTEISAKMLELKQASGPDSIFFVGSSKHNNEQAYLLRKWAAFWGTNNCDHQARICHSTTVAGVANTWGYGAMTNSYNDMQNAKVAMYIGSNAAEAHPVSMLHMLHAKETGCKMIVVDPRFTRTAAKADEFVRIRSGTDIPFLFGLLHHIFKNGWEDKKYLSDRVYGMDKVREEVLAKWTPDKVQEACGVDEATCFKIAKMLADNRPGTIVWCMGQTQHTIGNAIVRASCILQLALGNIGVTGGGANIFRGHDNVQGATDVGPNPDSLPGYYGLADGSWKHFAKTWGVEFDWIKKQYAPGMMGKSGMTVSRWIDGVLEKNELIDQDSNLRGLFFWGHAPNSQTRGLEMKKAMDKLDLLVVIDPFPSATAAMAAMPGKAEDLNAKRVVYLLPACTQFETSGSCTASNRSIQWREKVIDPLFESRTDHMIMYQLAEKLGFAKELVRNVKMVPGKGGMPEPEVESILREINQCVWSIGYSGQSPERLKAHMRNMHVFDVKTLRAKGGVDKETGYSLDGDYFGLPWPCWGTPELKHPGSPNLYDTSKHVMEGGGNFRANFGVEREGVSLLAEDGSHSLGADLTTGYPEFDHLLLKKLGWWDELTDAEKAAAEGKNWKTDPSGGIIRVTMKNHGCHPFGNAKARAVVWNFPDPIPQHREPLYSNRPEMIAKYPTHDDKKAFWRLPTLFKSVQDANKDIGKTFPLIMTSGRLVEYEGGGEETRSNPWLAELQQDMFVEINPAAANDRGIRNGEQVWVKTPTGAKIKVMALITERVDRETVFLPFHYSGRWQGADLAPYYPEGAMPVVRGEAINTATTYGYDSVTMMQETKTTLCQIEKAA, encoded by the coding sequence ATGTTGCTCACCCGCAAACCATCCACGACGGCGTCCGCCGCACAAGGGGCCTCCGGCCTGGTGTCCCGCCTGGAGCGCGGCGTCTCGCGCGCCATTCCGACGATGGACCGTCGCGCCTTTCTGCGCCGTTCCGGCCTCGGTGTGGGGGCAGGCCTTGCCGGCTCGCAGCTGACCCTGGTGCGCAAGGCCCAGGCGGCCGAAGCGCCCAAGGCCGACGGCTCGGGCAAGGTGGAGGTGAAGCGCACCGTCTGCGGCCATTGCTCGGTCGGTTGCGCGGTTGACGCCGTGGTCGAGAACGGCGTCTGGGTGCGCCAGGAGCCGGTGTTCGATTCGCCTATCAATCTGGGTGCCCACTGCGCCAAGGGGGCGGCGTTGCGCGAGCACGGCCACGGCGAGTACCGGCTCAAGTACCCGATGAAGCTGGTCGACGGCAAGTACCAGCGCATCAGCTGGGATGTGGCGCTGACCGAGATCAGCGCCAAGATGCTGGAGCTCAAGCAGGCCAGCGGGCCGGATTCGATCTTCTTCGTCGGCTCGAGCAAGCACAACAACGAACAGGCCTATCTGCTGCGCAAATGGGCCGCCTTCTGGGGCACCAATAACTGTGACCACCAGGCGCGCATCTGCCACTCGACCACGGTGGCCGGCGTGGCCAATACCTGGGGCTATGGTGCGATGACCAATTCGTACAACGATATGCAGAACGCCAAGGTGGCGATGTATATCGGTTCGAATGCGGCGGAGGCGCATCCAGTGTCCATGCTGCACATGCTGCATGCCAAGGAAACCGGCTGCAAGATGATCGTGGTCGATCCGCGCTTCACACGCACGGCGGCCAAGGCCGACGAGTTCGTGCGCATACGCTCGGGCACCGACATCCCCTTCCTGTTCGGCCTCTTGCACCATATCTTCAAGAACGGCTGGGAAGACAAGAAGTACCTCAGCGACCGCGTCTACGGCATGGACAAGGTGCGCGAGGAGGTGCTGGCCAAGTGGACCCCTGACAAGGTGCAGGAGGCCTGCGGCGTTGACGAGGCCACCTGCTTCAAGATCGCCAAGATGCTGGCCGACAACCGGCCCGGCACCATCGTCTGGTGCATGGGCCAGACCCAGCACACCATAGGCAATGCCATCGTCCGGGCCTCGTGCATCCTGCAGCTGGCGCTGGGCAATATCGGCGTCACCGGCGGCGGCGCCAATATCTTCCGCGGCCATGACAATGTGCAGGGCGCCACCGACGTGGGCCCGAACCCCGACTCGCTGCCTGGTTACTACGGCCTGGCCGATGGCTCCTGGAAGCATTTCGCCAAGACCTGGGGCGTCGAGTTCGACTGGATCAAGAAGCAGTACGCGCCCGGCATGATGGGCAAGAGCGGCATGACGGTGTCGCGCTGGATCGATGGCGTGCTCGAGAAGAACGAGCTGATCGACCAGGACAGCAATCTGCGCGGCCTGTTCTTCTGGGGCCATGCACCGAACTCGCAGACCCGTGGCCTGGAAATGAAGAAGGCCATGGACAAGCTGGATCTGCTGGTCGTGATCGACCCCTTCCCGTCCGCCACGGCGGCCATGGCGGCCATGCCCGGCAAGGCCGAGGACCTGAACGCCAAGCGGGTGGTCTATCTGCTGCCGGCCTGCACCCAGTTCGAGACTTCCGGCTCCTGCACCGCCTCGAACCGCTCGATCCAGTGGCGCGAGAAGGTCATCGATCCGCTGTTCGAGTCGCGCACCGACCACATGATCATGTACCAGCTGGCCGAAAAGCTGGGCTTTGCCAAGGAGCTGGTGAGGAACGTGAAGATGGTGCCGGGCAAGGGCGGCATGCCCGAGCCCGAGGTCGAGTCCATCCTGCGCGAGATCAACCAATGCGTCTGGAGCATTGGCTATTCGGGCCAGAGCCCGGAGCGGTTGAAGGCCCACATGCGCAATATGCATGTCTTCGACGTGAAGACCCTGCGCGCCAAGGGTGGCGTCGACAAGGAAACCGGCTATTCGCTGGACGGCGACTACTTCGGCCTGCCCTGGCCCTGCTGGGGCACGCCGGAACTCAAGCACCCCGGCTCGCCGAATCTGTACGACACCTCCAAGCATGTGATGGAGGGCGGCGGCAACTTCCGCGCCAATTTCGGTGTCGAGCGCGAGGGCGTGAGTCTGCTGGCCGAGGATGGCTCGCACTCCCTGGGCGCGGACCTGACCACCGGCTATCCCGAGTTCGACCACCTGCTGCTGAAGAAGCTGGGCTGGTGGGATGAGCTGACCGACGCCGAGAAGGCCGCCGCCGAGGGCAAGAACTGGAAGACCGACCCCTCGGGCGGCATCATCCGCGTGACGATGAAGAACCATGGCTGCCATCCCTTCGGCAATGCCAAGGCGCGGGCCGTGGTCTGGAACTTCCCCGACCCCATTCCGCAGCACCGCGAGCCGCTGTATTCGAACCGGCCGGAGATGATTGCCAAGTACCCGACGCATGACGACAAGAAGGCCTTCTGGCGCCTGCCGACGCTGTTCAAGTCGGTGCAGGACGCCAACAAGGACATCGGCAAGACCTTCCCGCTGATCATGACCAGCGGCCGCCTGGTCGAGTACGAGGGGGGTGGCGAGGAGACCCGCTCCAACCCCTGGCTGGCCGAGTTGCAGCAAGACATGTTCGTCGAGATCAACCCGGCCGCGGCCAATGACCGCGGCATACGCAACGGCGAGCAGGTCTGGGTCAAGACGCCGACCGGCGCCAAGATCAAGGTCATGGCCCTGATCACCGAGCGGGTGGACCGCGAGACGGTGTTCCTGCCCTTCCACTACTCGGGCCGTTGGCAGGGGGCCGACCTGGCACCCTACTACCCCGAGGGTGCCATGCCCGTGGTGCGGGGCGAGGCGATCAACACCGCCACGACCTACGGCTATGACAGCGTGACGATGATGCAAGAGACCAAGACCACGCTGTGCCAGATCGAAAAAGCGGCCTGA
- a CDS encoding formate dehydrogenase, whose product MSESNNKLSRRHWVAGAGTVGTLAAAAAVLPQVVKSQAEPPQAAAAPDTSGGYRLSEHVKRYYQTAKV is encoded by the coding sequence ATGTCCGAGTCGAATAACAAGTTGTCGCGCCGCCACTGGGTGGCTGGTGCAGGCACGGTAGGCACCCTGGCCGCTGCGGCGGCGGTGCTGCCCCAGGTGGTGAAGTCGCAGGCCGAGCCGCCCCAGGCCGCCGCGGCCCCCGACACCAGCGGGGGCTATCGGCTCAGCGAACACGTCAAACGCTACTACCAGACCGCCAAGGTCTGA
- a CDS encoding molecular chaperone TorD family protein → MSTAQPILMSAPDAGEELARAEIYGLLASLFFAPPTAELLGQFQVAVTEAPEPGGFLERPWQDLVAAARASDPAQAAAEYEALFMGVGKPEVFLYGSFYMAGYLHETPLVKLRSSLAELGLARDAAMQETEDHLAYVFEVMRYLIAGDDLAVCHLERQRQFFRAHVQPWVERFCETLAQHPRADLYRQVALFTQAFMAVETQAFDMLE, encoded by the coding sequence ATGAGCACCGCCCAACCGATACTGATGAGCGCACCCGATGCTGGCGAGGAACTGGCCCGCGCCGAGATCTACGGCCTGCTGGCCAGCCTGTTCTTCGCCCCGCCCACGGCCGAGCTGCTGGGCCAGTTCCAGGTCGCGGTGACCGAGGCGCCCGAGCCCGGCGGCTTTCTGGAGCGGCCCTGGCAGGACCTGGTGGCCGCGGCGCGGGCCAGCGATCCGGCCCAGGCGGCGGCCGAGTACGAGGCCCTGTTCATGGGCGTGGGCAAGCCCGAGGTATTTCTGTACGGATCGTTCTACATGGCCGGCTATCTACACGAGACGCCGCTGGTCAAACTGCGCAGCAGCCTGGCCGAGTTGGGTCTGGCGCGGGACGCGGCGATGCAGGAGACCGAGGATCACCTGGCCTATGTGTTCGAGGTGATGCGCTATCTGATCGCCGGTGACGATCTGGCGGTCTGCCATCTGGAGCGGCAGCGCCAGTTCTTCCGCGCCCACGTCCAGCCCTGGGTGGAGCGCTTCTGCGAGACGCTGGCCCAGCACCCGCGAGCCGATCTCTACCGCCAGGTGGCGCTGTTCACCCAGGCCTTCATGGCCGTAGAAACCCAGGCCTTCGACATGCTGGAGTGA